A genomic window from Streptomyces broussonetiae includes:
- a CDS encoding alpha/beta hydrolase yields the protein MARTHPPLDPELAAVLTVVYEHLSPTITPEDIEELRTNPMFAVPDELLTRNGTVQLQNLFVPGPESAPEVSLLVLRPVGLAAGAPILYYMHGGGMIIGNNRTVAGGVLDWAVDIGAIVVSVEYRLAPEHPDPAPIEDCYAGLLGTHGLATEIGGDPNRIVVTGASAGGGFAAGLALLARDRGGPELLGQLLMCPMLDDRFLTPSSQELDGEGLWDTTSNMTGWNALLGERRGGSDVSIYTAPARATDLSGLPSSFIDVGSVETFRDEDIDYAARLLQAGVQTELHVWPGGFHGFDGIAPQAALSQTASATRSAWVRRLLAAG from the coding sequence ATGGCCAGGACGCACCCGCCGCTCGACCCTGAGCTCGCCGCAGTGCTGACGGTGGTATACGAACACCTATCACCGACCATCACCCCCGAGGACATCGAGGAACTGCGGACCAACCCCATGTTCGCGGTCCCGGACGAGCTCCTGACGCGCAACGGGACGGTCCAACTGCAGAACTTGTTCGTACCCGGCCCGGAGAGTGCTCCGGAGGTTTCGCTCCTCGTCCTCAGGCCGGTGGGTCTGGCGGCGGGAGCGCCCATCCTCTACTACATGCACGGCGGCGGCATGATCATCGGCAACAACCGCACCGTAGCCGGCGGCGTGCTGGACTGGGCCGTCGACATCGGCGCCATCGTGGTGTCGGTGGAGTACCGCCTGGCACCGGAGCACCCCGACCCGGCGCCGATCGAGGACTGCTACGCGGGTCTGCTGGGGACCCATGGACTCGCCACGGAGATAGGCGGTGACCCGAACCGCATCGTGGTCACCGGAGCGAGCGCCGGCGGCGGGTTCGCGGCTGGCCTGGCGCTTCTCGCACGTGACCGCGGTGGCCCTGAGCTGCTGGGTCAGTTGCTCATGTGCCCGATGCTCGACGACCGGTTCCTCACACCGAGCAGCCAGGAACTGGACGGCGAGGGCCTCTGGGACACCACCAGCAACATGACCGGATGGAACGCGTTGCTCGGCGAACGCAGAGGTGGCAGTGACGTCAGCATCTACACGGCGCCCGCGAGGGCGACCGACCTGTCCGGCTTGCCCAGCTCCTTCATCGACGTCGGCTCCGTCGAGACGTTCCGCGACGAGGACATTGATTACGCTGCTCGGCTGCTGCAGGCCGGTGTCCAGACCGAGCTGCACGTCTGGCCGGGCGGTTTCCACGGGTTCGACGGCATCGCGCCACAAGCTGCGCTCTCGCAGACCGCATCGGCGACCCGAAGCGCCTGGGTCCGGCGACTCTTGGCTGCGGGCTGA
- a CDS encoding cyclase family protein: protein MDTNEVARPQGERPLTNRGRWGADDDRGTLNFVTAAARVRGVAEAMTGRVVSLAHPITPVPMAAPVAFAEHSMPAAVLQTMTFTGSPAPALTDVLLINVHHARSTHIDALAHIPVDGTVYPGVSVAEATAGATVSRGSSSAFVDGIVPRGVFLDLAPGERLAENHVVTADDLAAAEERQGVRVESGDALVVRGGWVAADDPFGPLPTTSLSAVEWMAEREVCLYAGDIGDKLPGPSGGSPVLHNIALAELGMPLIDCVNVGELARVCAEIGRYSFLFALGTIPVHGATGLPANPLAVF from the coding sequence ATGGACACAAACGAAGTTGCCCGGCCGCAGGGAGAGAGGCCGCTGACCAACCGGGGCCGCTGGGGCGCCGACGACGACCGAGGCACCCTGAATTTCGTCACGGCCGCTGCGCGTGTCCGCGGCGTGGCCGAAGCCATGACGGGTCGCGTTGTCTCCTTGGCTCACCCGATCACACCGGTACCCATGGCCGCGCCGGTCGCCTTCGCCGAGCACAGCATGCCGGCCGCAGTACTGCAAACGATGACGTTCACGGGTTCGCCCGCCCCGGCGTTGACCGATGTGTTGCTGATCAACGTCCACCATGCGCGTTCGACGCACATCGACGCGTTGGCGCACATACCGGTCGACGGCACCGTCTACCCCGGTGTTTCAGTCGCCGAGGCAACTGCCGGGGCGACGGTCAGCCGGGGTTCATCGTCAGCGTTCGTCGACGGAATCGTGCCCCGGGGGGTATTTCTCGACCTGGCGCCGGGAGAGCGGCTCGCGGAGAACCATGTCGTGACCGCGGACGACCTCGCGGCGGCCGAGGAGCGACAGGGAGTGCGGGTCGAGTCCGGTGATGCGCTGGTTGTGCGCGGGGGATGGGTCGCAGCCGACGATCCTTTCGGCCCCCTGCCCACCACCTCGCTGAGCGCCGTCGAGTGGATGGCGGAGCGTGAAGTGTGCCTGTACGCCGGCGACATCGGCGACAAGCTCCCTGGACCGTCAGGCGGATCGCCCGTCCTGCACAACATCGCCCTGGCCGAGCTGGGAATGCCATTGATCGACTGCGTCAACGTGGGTGAGTTGGCGCGGGTATGCGCCGAAATCGGGCGATACAGTTTCCTGTTCGCGCTTGGCACGATTCCCGTGCACGGCGCGACCGGGCTCCCGGCCAATCCCCTCGCAGTCTTCTAG
- a CDS encoding plasmid stabilization protein, producing the protein MPAGSSSKRERQYEHIKKSAQDRGESAGRAREIAARTVNKERARSGESKTASKASMRDSKSASQRGGERSHSGAQGPTKDQLYEEAKKRNIEGRSSMTKKQLQNALGR; encoded by the coding sequence ATGCCGGCCGGATCGAGTTCCAAGCGGGAACGGCAGTACGAACACATCAAGAAGAGCGCCCAGGACCGCGGCGAGTCCGCGGGGCGCGCCAGGGAGATCGCCGCGCGCACGGTCAACAAGGAGCGGGCCAGGTCGGGCGAGTCGAAGACCGCAAGCAAAGCCTCGATGCGTGACAGCAAGTCGGCGTCCCAGCGTGGGGGAGAGCGCTCGCACAGCGGCGCGCAGGGGCCGACCAAGGACCAGCTGTACGAGGAGGCGAAGAAGCGCAACATCGAGGGCCGCTCCTCGATGACCAAGAAGCAGCTGCAGAACGCTCTCGGCCGCTGA
- a CDS encoding FAD-dependent oxidoreductase, producing the protein MNAEQGIRGSYWLETASGREPAPPPFGDVSVDVAVVGGGMAGLSTAWELVRGGREVAVLEAGRIAAGVTGHTTAKLTALHTLVYDHLRRTRGREGARLYARSQSAAIRRAAEIVTDLGIDCEWEEAAACTYTERPPDIARMRAEAEAAREAGLPAEFVTETELPFPVAGAVRVTGQAQFHPVKYLLALAEDLHRRGGTVYEGTRVTGLTEGEPCVLWTDTGVSVRAREVVVATHYPVFDRALLFTRLSPRRELVVAGTLAASQAPRDMYITPEGNTRSVRSAPYGDGGRLLIVTGEHFTPGAADVEERFDRLTAWADSRFTGLSFTHRWATQDNDSTDSVPLVGPLRPGSRHIYVATGFGGWGLSGGIMAGQLISNLIEGREVEWAGLYDPRRLASVVREGGSFLRHQAHVAKHFVGDRLPHVTAPAPEDLAPGDGAVLRMGGHQCAVHRDGDGQLQAVSARCTHLGCLVVFNRAEQAWECPCHGSRFAPDGRILQGPAVRPLEKREIQSP; encoded by the coding sequence ATGAACGCTGAGCAGGGAATCCGGGGTTCGTACTGGCTCGAGACCGCGTCGGGCCGCGAGCCCGCTCCTCCGCCGTTCGGCGACGTCTCCGTCGACGTCGCGGTTGTCGGCGGCGGGATGGCAGGGCTCAGCACAGCCTGGGAGCTCGTCCGGGGAGGCCGTGAGGTGGCCGTCCTGGAGGCCGGCCGGATCGCCGCCGGTGTCACCGGCCATACGACGGCCAAGCTGACCGCCCTGCACACCCTCGTGTACGACCACCTCCGCCGCACCCGCGGCCGGGAGGGCGCGCGGCTGTACGCCCGCTCCCAGTCGGCCGCGATCCGCCGTGCCGCCGAGATCGTCACCGACCTCGGCATCGACTGCGAGTGGGAGGAGGCAGCCGCCTGCACCTACACCGAGAGGCCGCCGGACATCGCGCGCATGCGAGCCGAGGCCGAGGCGGCGCGCGAGGCAGGCCTGCCGGCCGAGTTCGTCACGGAGACGGAACTGCCCTTCCCGGTGGCCGGTGCGGTCCGGGTGACCGGCCAGGCGCAGTTCCATCCCGTGAAGTACCTGCTCGCGCTGGCCGAAGACCTGCACCGGCGCGGCGGCACCGTGTACGAGGGGACGCGCGTCACCGGCCTCACCGAAGGCGAACCCTGCGTCCTGTGGACCGACACGGGTGTGTCGGTCCGGGCGCGCGAGGTTGTGGTCGCCACGCACTATCCCGTCTTCGACCGCGCCTTGCTCTTCACCCGGCTCTCCCCGCGCCGTGAGCTGGTCGTCGCGGGGACGCTCGCCGCCAGCCAGGCCCCCCGCGACATGTACATCACGCCCGAGGGGAACACCCGCTCGGTCCGCAGCGCTCCCTACGGCGACGGCGGGCGGCTGCTGATCGTCACCGGCGAGCACTTCACCCCCGGCGCCGCCGACGTCGAGGAACGGTTCGACCGGCTCACCGCCTGGGCCGACAGCCGCTTCACCGGGCTGAGTTTCACCCACCGATGGGCCACCCAGGACAACGACTCCACCGACTCCGTGCCTCTCGTGGGACCGCTCCGCCCCGGCAGCCGCCACATTTACGTAGCCACCGGCTTCGGCGGCTGGGGCCTGAGCGGCGGCATCATGGCCGGCCAGCTGATCAGTAACCTCATCGAGGGCCGAGAAGTCGAGTGGGCGGGGCTGTACGATCCCCGCCGCCTGGCCTCCGTGGTCCGCGAGGGCGGGTCGTTCCTCAGGCACCAGGCCCACGTGGCCAAACACTTCGTCGGCGACCGTCTCCCGCACGTCACAGCGCCCGCGCCCGAAGACCTCGCGCCGGGAGACGGTGCCGTCCTACGCATGGGCGGGCACCAGTGTGCCGTCCATCGTGACGGCGACGGCCAGCTCCAGGCCGTCTCGGCCCGCTGCACCCACCTCGGCTGTCTCGTCGTTTTCAACCGCGCAGAGCAGGCATGGGAATGTCCGTGCCACGGCTCCCGCTTCGCGCCGGACGGCCGCATCCTCCAGGGACCCGCCGTGCGGCCGCTGGAAAAGCGCGAAATCCAATCGCCCTGA
- a CDS encoding alpha/beta hydrolase family protein has translation MSGTTSVDGGNAFTASVISVSPIALPAPDRGQDVQVRVTAPTAGHNLPVVVLSHGMTLTMDDYAPLVGFWAARGFVVIQPTHLDSLGLAPDDPRTPLIWRIRTDDLTHVLDQLDTLEAAVPGLAGRIDHDRIAVAGHSWGAQTASTLAGARVVGADGTPGESMADPRVSAAVLLCLPGAGGADLSPLATRYFPFMNPDFAELKTPSLMVAGDADQSPLTVRGPDWFTDGYRLSPGATDLLTLFGAEHGLGGIQGANDTRTTDESSERVALVQHATLAYLRTALGLDNDAWPTARRALAAAADPLGSIDSK, from the coding sequence ATGAGCGGCACCACGTCAGTCGACGGCGGCAACGCCTTCACCGCCTCAGTCATCTCTGTCAGCCCGATCGCGCTGCCCGCTCCGGACCGCGGCCAGGACGTGCAGGTACGGGTCACAGCGCCCACGGCCGGCCACAACCTGCCTGTCGTCGTCCTCTCGCACGGCATGACCCTGACCATGGACGATTACGCACCACTGGTCGGCTTCTGGGCCGCCCGCGGCTTCGTCGTCATCCAGCCAACACATCTCGACTCCCTCGGCCTGGCCCCCGACGACCCGCGCACCCCGCTCATCTGGCGCATCCGCACTGACGACCTCACTCACGTCCTGGACCAGCTCGACACCCTCGAAGCCGCCGTGCCCGGGCTGGCCGGCCGCATCGACCACGACCGCATTGCGGTGGCCGGACATTCCTGGGGCGCGCAGACCGCCAGCACCCTGGCGGGCGCACGGGTCGTCGGCGCCGACGGCACTCCCGGTGAGAGCATGGCCGACCCGCGGGTCAGCGCGGCCGTGCTGCTGTGCCTGCCCGGTGCCGGCGGCGCCGACCTGAGCCCGCTCGCCACCCGGTACTTCCCGTTCATGAACCCTGATTTCGCCGAGCTGAAGACACCCAGTCTTATGGTCGCCGGCGACGCGGACCAGTCCCCGCTCACGGTGCGTGGTCCGGACTGGTTCACCGACGGCTACCGCCTCAGCCCGGGCGCCACCGATCTGCTGACCCTGTTCGGCGCGGAACACGGACTCGGCGGCATCCAGGGAGCCAACGACACGCGCACCACCGACGAAAGCTCCGAGCGTGTTGCGCTCGTCCAGCACGCCACCCTGGCGTATCTGCGTACCGCGCTGGGCCTGGACAACGACGCGTGGCCTACCGCCCGTCGGGCTCTGGCTGCGGCCGCCGACCCGCTGGGAAGCATCGACTCGAAGTGA
- a CDS encoding TetR/AcrR family transcriptional regulator, translating into MSTADTPPAAAGRKRADVRRNEQKLLDAAAAVFVRMGVHAPVREIAAESGLGMGTIYRHFPTRADLVVAVFRHQVDALAAAAHAAQTADAPYEILRQWVHQFADFLVTKHGLAEALHSDRAGFESLHNEFVERLLPVLDQLLKASASAGYTRADVRAYDFMLAIGNLCIGIETFPDYQARHMIDLMLAGLTQPAPAPTGNEVRSATGP; encoded by the coding sequence ATGTCCACAGCCGACACTCCGCCAGCAGCTGCAGGTCGCAAACGAGCCGACGTGCGCCGAAACGAGCAGAAGCTCCTGGACGCAGCTGCGGCCGTGTTCGTCCGTATGGGGGTCCACGCTCCCGTACGGGAGATCGCAGCAGAATCAGGCCTCGGCATGGGCACCATCTACCGCCACTTCCCCACCCGGGCGGACTTGGTGGTCGCGGTCTTCCGGCACCAGGTTGACGCACTCGCCGCAGCTGCCCACGCGGCGCAGACTGCCGATGCCCCCTACGAAATCCTGCGGCAGTGGGTCCACCAATTCGCCGACTTCCTCGTCACCAAACACGGCCTCGCCGAGGCGCTGCACTCGGACCGAGCCGGATTCGAGAGCCTGCACAACGAGTTCGTCGAACGCCTGCTGCCCGTGCTCGACCAACTGCTGAAAGCGTCCGCCTCCGCTGGCTACACACGCGCCGACGTACGGGCCTACGACTTCATGCTCGCCATCGGCAACCTGTGCATCGGAATCGAAACCTTTCCCGACTACCAGGCCCGCCACATGATCGACCTGATGCTCGCCGGCCTTACCCAGCCCGCCCCGGCACCGACAGGCAATGAGGTGAGGTCAGCAACTGGGCCTTGA